The DNA region AGTATGGTTATTTATGCGATTGGATTAGTCTTCTACTATCGTGCACGACATGACTATGGCTACCAAATATCGCGCTTTGAAAAGGTACTGTCAGCAGTGATGATATTGGCTGCAATTTCAGCCATTGTTGCGTTGGTGACTGGTGTTATTACAATTTAAGGGGAGAAAAAAATCATGAAAAGAATTGTGGTTGCCTTAGGTGGAAATGCGATTTTAACGGATGATCCAACCGCAGCTGGACAAGCAAAGGCACTCGAAAAAACAGCACAACAATTAGTTAAATTTGTTCAAGCTGGTTATCAACTGGTTGTTACACATGGTAATGGGCCACAAGTTGGCAACTTATTGTTGCAACAAGAAGCTGGTTCAAGTAATAAAAATCCAGCAATGCCATTGGATACAGTTGGTTCTATGACTCAAGGGGAAATTGGGTTATGGCTATCAAATGCTTTGAACAAAGAATTGAATCAATTAGGGTTGACTGATAAACGTGTAGCAACGATTATGACGCGAACTGAAGTTGATCCTGCGGACCCAGCTTTTAGTAATCCAACGAAACCAATTGGCCCATTTTACAATCATGCGGAAGCAGAGCAAATTAAAGCGGCCAATCCAACATGGACTTTGGCTGAAGATGCTGGTCGGGGATATCGTCGGGTCGTTGCATCACCTAAACCAATTAATATTTTGGAAAGTCAAGAAATCGAGAAATTGGTTGATGACAATACCATTTTAATTGCTGGTGGGGGTGGCGGTGTACCAGTTATTCAAAAAGATGGTGTGTATATTGGTAGCGAAGCGGTGATTGATAAAGACTTTACGTCGGAAAAAATTGCTGAATTGATTCAAGCTGATCAGTTGATTATCTTGACAGCAGTTGATAATATTGCGATTAATTTCGGACAAGCAACGGAAAAGAAATTGACCACGGTCACAGTCGCAGAGATGCAACAGTATGTCCAGGAAAATCAATTTGCCAAAGGCTCAATGTTACCAAAGGTGATTGCGGCCATGGATTTTGTCAATGCAACTGGCAAGGAAGCAGTAGTTACAGGTTTGGACAATATCGAAGCATTAATGGCTGAACATGCTGGTACGCATATCGTTGCTTGATTGCGGGATGTGATGTTACAGAAAAAATACGAACGACGTCAAGCGATTTTAACAATTATTGATTCTGTGCGCATTGTTAATCAACGTTGTTTATTAACGCAATTAAAAATGCAAGGATATCATGTGACGTTAGCCACAGTATCGCGTGATTTAAAAGCCCTCCAAGTGATACGAATACACGATCGGGAAGCTGGTTACTTCTTATCACGTCACATGAAATCCAAATCGTTGAGTCATTGAAAAACAACACACTTTAATCGAAGTGTGTTGTTTTAATTTGTCAAAAAATATTAAAAAAAGGTGCTGCAGATAACAAGCGACCATTAACTATCCGGGACTAGATAGCTGTGCTGTCCGATTTATCGGAATGAGTCAATTTAAATGAATGCCGACTAGTACTATGTGTTTGTTTGATGAATAAAAAACGAAGATAAAATGAAGTGAGAGAATTTCATAATTAATTGTGGTACTATCACAAGACAAAGGAGGATTATGCATGAAATTTTTACGTGAAGTTTTAGTAATATTGGGAATGATAATTCTTAGTTTAGGCTTTAATGGACATTTGGCAATCGCTAATGAGAACAGCAATTATTATCATCGGTTTTCAGGATTGGACGCGGTCAATCCCCAATACCATGAAGAATCAGATACATATAAAGTAGCGTGTGATTCAATTGTCACACGAGTTGAAGATAGTAAACAAGCTAGGACAGCTGATGGTGAACCTATAAAAGTCGTTTTGCCAAATCATACAATTGCGTATAAGTATGAAAATGGTCAGTGGGAAGATGACGGGTATAGTATGGTTGGATGCAATTAGAGATGTAAAAGATAATCAAACAAATTCAATTTATGGGCAGAAGCCGATTAACAATCCATGGGTTGCCCCTGGACATGGAACGGCTAATCATGCAGATGCATATGGATATGAAGAGTCAGTGTCAAAATGGCGACAAATGAGAAATAGTGTAATGAGTAATGCGGTCCTTAGGACAATAATAACTATGTTGCCAGCATTTAATGATAATGATTTTCAGTCTTCTCTAGCGTATAAGAAAATGTGGGAAAATACGATTCAGGCGTTAAACGTAACGACAGATGTAGGATTTGGAACGGTTATTTGTTACAACATAAATGGGAAAAGTGCTAATTTTGTAGATTATTATTGTAACGATAGTTGGGATACTCAATCATCTACGGTTAATATACCTAAAGCTCCCGATAATTGGGATAAAGCACATTGTGTTCGATATACAGAATTAGGTAATATTCCTAACGCTTTCTATGGAGGCTGGTCATGTGATTACAATGGGACAGGCGTCGGTGCAAGTTGGGCTGGTGTTGGGAAAGGACATAAATAATGATAGTTCAAAAAAATAAACAACAAAAAACAAGCCTGAATTGGCAACTTGGCTATGCGCTTTTTTTAGGTCTAAGTTTAGTGGTAATCTCGTTGGTCTCAACGGTGATTAGTTTTTCAAATGTGCAGTATGCAAAACCAATTAATTGGTTTGATGTGAGTTTCAGCGTGCAAATGATTTATGTGATTGGAGCGACACTGTATGTTATTTATCAAGGCTTAATGACGCGTCAATTTGGATTCTGGGTGAGCGGAGCAGCGATCGTACCTGTTTTATTTGGTTTGGTGAGTGGTATTATCATGCACGGTAGGTCAGGAACAATTATATCGGTCACATATATCGGACAATTAATTTATGTTGGTGTGACTCTGTTGGTGCAAGGACTACATGCTTATCGTTATTTTTTGAAAATTCCCAAAAGTCAACGGTCATTAATGAGTCGTGTCGCTTTTTGGGGCTTGGGTTATTTATTAATTGCGCTTGTCGGATGTGTCATCGTATCACCATTACCAACGGATTTGGAGGCGTTAATTCTAGTAGGTTTGCAATGGGGTTATTTGATTATCACGGCGATTGTTGTTTTACCAAGCTGGTATCGTAATTTCAAGAAAACATTTCATGATTTTTAATTGAATATGCAAAATAAAAAAGGCATCTGATTTATCAGATGCCTTTTCTGCAGTGGACAGTCAGGGGCTCGAACCCTGGACCCACGGATTAAGAGTCCGTTGCTCTACCAACTGAGCTAACTGTCCGTGTGTTGTAACTCAACAACAGATAATATCATACCAAATATCGAGGGGCAATGCAACACATAATTTAATTATTGTGATTTTATTTTGAATTATCAATGATTACCGGCGTGACACAGTATATCACGGATTGAATCACATTTCGCGCGGTAGTATTGATATGGATACAATTCAGATTAATTGGTACCCGCCTATGACGTTAAATATTTGGCATGACGTTGGCAAACGGGGATGTGATGGTTAAGAAATCATTTTGTTTCTTTCATCGAAGTGTCAATCGTTAATTCATAACCAATCTGGATCTGGGTGGCGATTGACCTGAATGCTTTTGACAATATTAATGAGCGAAACGATTGCAAAAATAATCGTCACAATCGTTAAATAATGATATAACCATGAAAAAATTAAACCTAAACTCACAACTGAACCTTGAATGACACGACCATACATAGGCAGTGTACCTCCTTTACATTTGATTGAATTATACGTGGTTCCAACTCCCTTTCGATCCCATGAGTAATTGACGCAGGGCATCTAGGTAACTAATTTGTAAGATAAATGAATAGATAAGTTCGGGAATCATCAATGCGGCAAATAAGCGCGCATGCCAGCCTTTCGTCCAAACGGTAGTAATTCTTTCGGCCATAAAGATGATGCCAATCATGGCCCAAAAGAGGTCAAAAATCATGTCGCCGGTGAAAGCTAAATAAATTGAAAAGAGAATCATCAACATGAAAGAAAAAACTGAGATTAATAAGAGTAATTGTTGAAAGAGGTATGGTCGCATCACTTGCGTCCATTCGCGTTGCACAATTTGTTGGAGTGCACCAAGATACCAGCGACGACGCTGTAAGAACAATAGTTTCCAACTGGGCATCATTTCAGTTAAACAACTACAAGATAAGGGAGAAACCATTTTGGTACCGACTTCCTTCAAATCTAACGTCATTGTGAAGTCTTCAGTAATACTTTGTTCATTGTAATAGTAGCCACGTAATTCATAAATGCGTTCAAAACATTCAGCTCGAATCAATGAGGCTGTCCCAGTTAGGACAAAGACTTTTTTTGAACGGAGAATTTGGTTTGTATAGCGAATCCATTCTAAGCTTTGGCAGATTTGTAACATCGACCCATTATGCTCACCGCCAAAAAAGACAGATCCGATGGCATCAGGCGGTTCTTCGGTAGCTAAAACGCGTTTGGCATTGACCATCCAGTTGTCGGCGATTACTGTGTCAGCGTCACAGATAAATAAGAAATGATTTGGCATTGACCAGTCGACATATTGACGCAAGGCATTGATTCAATGCCCCTGCCTTACGCGCTGTATTATTGACTGTCACATAGGCACGTGCCCCGGCTGCTTGTGCCAACTCTTGGGTGTTATCAGTACAGTTATCACAGATGACGATTACTTCATCAACTTGTTTTTTAAGTGCTAAAACGGTGGCCTGAATCCCCTCGGCTTCATTATGAGCAGGGATAACAGCGGTGACATAGAGTGGCGATATAAGATTATCCAAATGAATGCGTCCTTTCGTTACAAAATTAAATTCAGTAATGGAATTTTGATAAATATTTTTGGTGTCCCATCTGATAATGATGACCAATGATTATATGTTTGAATGACTTCTATGGTGAAGTAGGCAATAATGCTAAACAATAAAAGCCAAAACCAAACAGATTTAAAAAAATTAATTTTGAATGGCATACAAACCTCCTTACAAAGACGAATCTTGACTAGCAGTCATTATGGTTTTGATTAAACACGATTGATTGTAAGTACTATTTTCACGTATAAATGTTTAGTAAATGTCGTGAAAAATATGTTTTTTTGTGAAAGAAATAAGTATGAAAAAAGATAATTACGAATTTTTTTGGATTGACATTCATTTTTCGAACTTGTATGACAATGTATTTGAGCGACACACAAAAACGCCTAACGTATATGTTAGGCGTTATAACTATTCAACGATTTAATTCTTAAGGACAAAAGTATCCTGATAATGAGTATCATTGTGATATTTAATGGTGTTAAGCCCAGTCACCTTGACGGAAAACAGGGACGATGGTGCCATCGTAGCGAACGCCGTCAACCGACATATCGGCTGAACCCATCATGAAATCAACGTGAATAATTGATAAGTTTTGGCCTTTTGCATGGCGGGCGTCATCTGATAATTGGGTGCCATTTTTTAAATTAAAGGGATATGCAGCACCTAACGCTAAATGGTCGGAAGCATTCTCGTCAATTAACGTATTGTAGAAAATAATGCCCGATTGAGAAATTGGTGAAGGATCTGGGACGAGTGATACTTCACCAAGCGAACGGGCACCATCATCTGAATCAAGTAAATGCTTCAAAACGTCTTCACCGGTTGAAGCGCTGGCTTTCACAACGCGTCCCGCTTCAAAGGTTAATTGAATATCGTTAATAAGTACACCACCATATGATAAAGGTTTAGTCGCAGTGACTGTGCCATGAATGTTGCGATAGTCAGGTGCCGTGAACACCTCTTCAGTTGGCATGTTGGCCGTGAAATAGTTACCAGCTTTATCTTTTGAATCGGCACCTTCCCAAATATGATTCTCAGCTAAACCGACTGTGAGTTGCGTTCGGGGTGATGTATAGCGTAACTCTTTAAAATTATTATCATTTAACCAAGCCGCTTTTTCAGATAGTAAGGCAATGTGTTTTTTCCAATCAGCGACGGGGTCATTATCGACTGAAATACGGGTGATTTTAAAAATTTCACGCCAAAGGCGGTCAACAGCATCTGCGCCTTTTAAATCTGGAAATACTTTTTCGGCCCAAGCTTGACCAGCTCCAGCGACAACGAGCCATGAGATGTCATTATTCATAGTGGCTTCCATGATTGGCTTTTTTGCATGAGCTTGAGCTTTTGAGTAATTTGCAACCGTTTGTGAGTCGATTGCGCCGAGGGCATCTGGATCAGCAGAAATCAAACTGATTCGAGAGGTTGATCGGGCCACCAATTCTTGCGCCCTGACCGTGACCGATGTGGGAACATGAGTAATTGATGCCTCGTCAGCATGCGCTAAGAAATTTTTAGTGACGTAGGTGTCTTGCCATTCAACCATGACTTGATTAGCGCCACGTTGATAAGCAGAATCAATAATGAGATGCGCCAATTGTTGTTGTTCAACGTCAGCATACAGTAAAATATCTTGGCCGGGTTGAACGTTGACCCCAATAGAAGTAATTACATCAGCGTATTTAGCCAACAGCGTGTCGAAATTTGCGATAGTCATGTTGAAATCCTCCGTAAAATAAAACGGGTTAAAACCCGTTAATATAATTTTAATTATACGCTCATTTAAATAAATAAACATAGGATGTTTAAGCACTAAGCGTCAATTGCTGGGAAAATGGTATTGGTAATATTTTCTGCATCACGGAAAATTTTATCATTCATTTTTGGGCGCGGTGCGAAGGTGGTAAACCATGACCAACCTTCAGTTGGCACTCCCCAAATGAACAACCCAGGTATTTCGTGTTTATTTTGATCAAGAACGGTTAGTGTTTCTTGATTCATTCGAGCACCGCCAACTGTATAAGTGGTTGCGTCCGATTGTTGATAGCTTTCATTTGAAAGCCATCCTTTTTGGTAAAGATGTTGGACAAGATGATCATTAGTTGACGCAACATTAATGCTTTGAAGGCGCGCCTCAACTAACTGTGAAGCGACGTATGTGCCACCCAAAGTGTCAGTCGCTAAGAAATGGTCATCTTGAATCGTCACTTGAATTTTTGGACCAGTCAGGGTCAAAATGCCAGCCTTGATTAAGGCTCGCATTTGCTCAACACGTAAGGCGGGTGGGCCAACTGACACAATACTATTAAATGGATTAAATGTTTTTAAAAATTGTGCATAGTCGTCCGCTGATAAATAGCCAGCTTGCAAATAATGACGAATGATACCGCGTACGTCACGTAAAATGTCAAAAGCACCAGCATAGGGCGCGTCATCATTTCCTAAGCGTGCATCATGAATGTCCCAATTCAAATAGTTGAGCATTGCATCTTGATAGTCAGCGGTTGATTGTACCACTGGGATGGGGTTGAAGATATGCTGCCAATCCATAAGCATATCTTCTGGTAGACCAAATTGGCGGGCTGTCGCATTCAAGTCATCTGAATTCGCAAGAGCAGCTAGAAAATCAGCCGCATTAAATGGCCAAGTGATTGCTAGGTCATTGAGCACATTCAAATAATGCTTATATGCCATTTCTTTTTTTACGAGATTAAAAAAGAAGTTGAAAGATATTTTGTGCTGATGTGCAGCAGCATACTGATCTAGAGCGCTACGGGTAAAAAATTTTGGTTCGTAGCGATGCCCACCGTATTTTTGATTCACCCCACGTGCATGCATGGGAATACCACTACGTGAACCGGCAATGATCTTTGGTTCGTGACCAGATGGGTGATAAATTAAGCCACTATCTGTCCCACGGGTAAAACGGCCGCCGCGACCGGTGCTCAGTTGCGCAATATAGTCAAAAAAGCTGAGGCCTAAACCACGCATAATAACGGGTTGATTGGCTTCAAGGGCATCAAGATTTGCATCTGCCGGATGATTGGCAGGTAAGTAGGTGAGGCCATGTTGTTCAGCTGCAGCAGCAAGGTGTTGTTCAACTTCAGGTGCCTGTTGTTCCACGTGGCCGAGGGCCATGACGACTTGATTAACGTCGTAAATAGCGTTTTCAGACAGCTTAATTTGGAAACTAGCATTTGATAAACGCTCAATATTTAACACTTCTTGATTGATAAAAGTAACAGTCACATTTTTTGGTAGATTATGAATCGTTTGTTCATAGAACCATTGAGCGTAAACACCAAATAGTGCGCGTGAAGTGAAACGATTGGGACTGATTCGAGCAATTTCATCTAAAAAAGTTCGTGTGTTGAGATAGTGATGGCTACTAATATATTCAGCCCCAAAGTTATTGCCCATTTGTAAAAAGATGGGCCCGTTGGGACTGGATTGTCGCTAGGCACACTATCATCAGAAAACAGTGTCAATTGTGACGTGACGGTGTTCATTAAAAATAGTGGATCCTGGTCCGTGCGCCAGACCCGACCACCAATCGCAACCGGATCGAACAACATAATGTTAGTTGTTTCAAGTCGAGCAGTTGCTCGGGCAATTAGGCGGGATAATAAGGCTAAATTTCGAGGACCGGCACCAATTAGCGCAATCTTCATATTATTTTTCCTCGGTTCTTGATTTAAAGTTGTTTAATTCTTCAGGTGAATAGATACCAATGTCTTTAACAAAAATTGAACCGGCACGTTTGATACCTTCTTGTTGTAGTAGTCCGATCTTAGGGTAAGCAAAAGTAACGGTTGCATTGGCGCGAATGGCTGATCCAAGGATTTCACCAGTTGTGGCATTTAGTCCAGATGGCACATCAACAGAAACGACGGGAATATTAGCAGCATTGACGCGTTTAATCATCTCACCTAATTTGACTGGGACTGGTTTTGAAAGGCCAATACCAAAGAGTGCGTCAACAATGACCGAGTATTGTCGGAATTCTTTCACACGATGAATGGGATGTAGGCCATATTGACGAGCAATTTTTAATTGCAACGCTGTATTGTGTGCAGCGCGACTTTCGTCCCCTAAAAGAAGTAATGATACCTTGATTCCCTTTTGCATTAAAAGACGGGCAATAGCGACGCCATCACCACCATTATTACCAAGTCCAGCAATGACGAGCACTTCTGATAAGTCATATTGTCCGGCACCGAGCACTTCAATTGTGGCTAGTGCGGCCCGTTCCATTAAGACGAGTGAGGGCACCCCAATTTCGTCGATCGTATATTGGTCATATTGTTGCATCTCATGTGCGGTTACTGCATCTGTCATGCGCAACCTCCTTTATTTTAATAAGAATAATTATCTTTTATTATACCCTAGAATTTACTCAAAATTTGCAATGAAGTACTTAAAATGGGATGATAAAAACAATGAATGATGCATGATGATGTATCGTATAAGTGAATGAAATGAGTGAGGTAACGTAATGATGTCTGATTTAAATCGAATTCCGGAATCAATGACTGAGGTCATGGATCAAGTTGATCAAATGACACGTGCTGGATTTCCAGTTAAAGTTGATGATGTGGTTAAAGAAGCGTTGAAAAATGGTTTTCAATCTTTGCTTGATGAACGAATGGATGGCCATTATTATTCAGTTCATTGGGATTCAGCGTTTGAGGCATTAGATGTGTTTGGATCCGGTGAGGAACTAGTCGGTCAAGCAAAACCCGCCCCTGACCAAGATTCATGGATAACACAATTTAAAACTAATGCCGATGTTGTATGGTTTAACCTCGATCGAGCAGCTGGAAAATTGATCGGCCGTTAAACATGACATTTGTTAATTTAAGGCTGGCATAGGTCAAATGACAAGACTTATAATTTTAAATAGTTTACTAAGAAATCATTTGAAAATGATATCCAAGGCTCTTTTAAGGTTTGAAATGTAATATACTTAAACATAAGCTATTTTTTGAAATTTTATTACATGAGGAGAAAATAAAAATGCGTAAATATTTTGCTGAGTTCTTTGGAACAGCAATGCTAGTTGCTTTCGGTACTGGTTCTGTTGTTTTTGGAGGAACTTCATTTGGTTCATTCCCAATCGCCATTGCGTTTGGTTTTGCTGTTATCGCGGGTGCCTACGCCTTTGGTAATATTTCTGGTGCTCACTTTAACCCTGCAATCTCATTGGGAATGGCCATTAATGGTCGTATTTCATGGACAGAATTTGCGGGTTATGTTGGGGCACAAATCTTGGGTGGATTTGCTGGAACTGGTATCGTTGGGGCAATTATTGCGTCAATCAATCCTACGAAACAACAAATTGTTTCAGCTGGGTTCGGTGCAACTAACTTCCAAACACCAATTAATATTTGGAGTGCCATGGCCCTTGAATTGTTATTGACATTCGTCTTTGTGCTTGTTGTGATGGCTGTCACAGCTAAGAACAATGAAGCTGGTAACATGTTTGCCCCACTTGCAATTGGTGTGACTTTGACGGCATTGATTATGATGGGTATCGGATTTACTGGTGCGTCATTTAACCCTGCACGATCAATTGCACCAGCGGTTGTTTTGGCATTGTTTGGTAGCTCATCAGCTTTGACTAACATTGCAGCATATATCATTGGCCCACTAGCTGGTGGTGCACTTGCTGCCGTTGTTGCTAAGTATTTGTTGGGAACAGAAGATAAATAATAAATTAAGATAGCTAATTATAAAGCATAGGCAATCAGCCTATGTTTTTTGTTTTGAACGGCTATTTTTAGTGAGGTAAATAATGGTAAAATTGGGGAAGTGGTATCAATTTTAAGATACATGATGTGGATTGAAGAATAAATATGAAGTAAAAAAAGAATTGGGGATGATTGAATGTTATTTACTGAACGAGATTATTATGAAGATATCGTAGTACTGTTAGCAGCACATGGCGTACAATTAGCTGATATTGCTGTCTTGGTCCAAGCCGGACAAGCAGAATTCATTCCAGATATGACCGACGAGGTCGCTTTGGATAGTGTGCAGCATGTATTGCATAAAACAGAAGTACAAGATGCAATTATGACGGGTATTGCTTTAGATGATTTAGCGGAAGCAGGACAAATACCAGAACCATTAGCCAGTCGTATTACGAGTGACCATAAGACTTATGGAATTGACGAAAATATGGTGATGGCGATTTTAGGCGTTTATGGCACAATCTCGTGGACTAACTTTGGCTATTTAGATCGAACGAAACCAGGTATTATTGGTAAATTGAATGATGAACAGCATCAAGGTGGTCGTGTGAATACATTTATTGATGATTTAGTGGCGGCAGTGGCAGCCGCGGCGGAGGCACGAATTGCGCATGACTAAGAAATATTTGGTATTAACTACTGGTGGCACGATTGCATCAGCGATAACTGAAAAAGGACTAGCACCGTCAATCCCAGCCGATGAGATTGCATCATATTTTAAGCCGAAAGCTGATGTATCACTTTCCGTCGAGGCATTGATGGCAAAAGACTCAACAAATATGCAACCTGAAGACTGGTTAGAGATTGCGCGCACGATTACGGGCTACGCCGATCAATTTGATGGGTTTATTGTGACACATGGGACAGATACCATGGCGTATACAGCTTCCGCTTTATCATATCTTCTGTATGGCTTTGACAAACCAGTCGTTTTGACGGGTTCGCAAGTACCGTTGGGAATGCAATATACTGATGCTGAAACGAATTTACAGGACGCACTGATTTTCGTTAGTGAAACGACATTACAAGGTGTATTCATCGTTTTCAATGGCCTTGCTATGGTCGGTACGCGTGCTGTGAAAACGAAAACGCAGAGTTATGATGCGTTTGAATCGATTAATTATCCGTATGTGGCGCGAATTATTCATGGCAAAATGAATAATTTGTATCAACCAGTTCCAGAAACGCCAGTCATTATGCCGCAAGACTTGGCATTGGATCCAAATATTTTTATGCTAAAAGCGTTTCCTGGTATGACAGTTGACATTTTTGACTATTTGACCGAGCATACACACGGTGTCATTATTGAAAGTTTTGGCAATGGTGGGTTACCATTTGAACGACGGAATTTATTGCCTGGTATTCAAAAATTAACTGCTGCAGGGATTCCAGTTGTGATTACAACGCAGATTTTAGAAGAAGGTCAAGATATTTCCCTGTATGAAGTGGGTCAACGTGTT from Weissella diestrammenae includes:
- the arcC gene encoding carbamate kinase, whose amino-acid sequence is MMKRIVVALGGNAILTDDPTAAGQAKALEKTAQQLVKFVQAGYQLVVTHGNGPQVGNLLLQQEAGSSNKNPAMPLDTVGSMTQGEIGLWLSNALNKELNQLGLTDKRVATIMTRTEVDPADPAFSNPTKPIGPFYNHAEAEQIKAANPTWTLAEDAGRGYRRVVASPKPINILESQEIEKLVDDNTILIAGGGGGVPVIQKDGVYIGSEAVIDKDFTSEKIAELIQADQLIILTAVDNIAINFGQATEKKLTTVTVAEMQQYVQENQFAKGSMLPKVIAAMDFVNATGKEAVVTGLDNIEALMAEHAGTHIVA
- a CDS encoding glycosyltransferase family 2 protein, which produces MRQYVDWSMPNHFLFICDADTVIADNWMVNAKRVLATEEPPDAIGSVFFGGEHNGSMLQICQSLEWIRYTNQILRSKKVFVLTGTASLIRAECFERIYELRGYYYNEQSITEDFTMTLDLKEVGTKMVSPLSCSCLTEMMPSWKLLFLQRRRWYLGALQQIVQREWTQVMRPYLFQQLLLLISVFSFMLMILFSIYLAFTGDMIFDLFWAMIGIIFMAERITTVWTKGWHARLFAALMIPELIYSFILQISYLDALRQLLMGSKGSWNHV
- a CDS encoding glycosyltransferase, with the protein product MVIIIRWDTKNIYQNSITEFNFVTKGRIHLDNLISPLYVTAVIPAHNEAEGIQATVLALKKQVDEVIVICDNCTDNTQELAQAAGARAYVTVNNTARKAGALNQCLASICRLVNAKSFLIYL
- a CDS encoding aminopeptidase; its protein translation is MTIANFDTLLAKYADVITSIGVNVQPGQDILLYADVEQQQLAHLIIDSAYQRGANQVMVEWQDTYVTKNFLAHADEASITHVPTSVTVRAQELVARSTSRISLISADPDALGAIDSQTVANYSKAQAHAKKPIMEATMNNDISWLVVAGAGQAWAEKVFPDLKGADAVDRLWREIFKITRISVDNDPVADWKKHIALLSEKAAWLNDNNFKELRYTSPRTQLTVGLAENHIWEGADSKDKAGNYFTANMPTEEVFTAPDYRNIHGTVTATKPLSYGGVLINDIQLTFEAGRVVKASASTGEDVLKHLLDSDDGARSLGEVSLVPDPSPISQSGIIFYNTLIDENASDHLALGAAYPFNLKNGTQLSDDARHAKGQNLSIIHVDFMMGSADMSVDGVRYDGTIVPVFRQGDWA
- a CDS encoding FAD/NAD(P)-binding protein; translated protein: MGNNFGAEYISSHHYLNTRTFLDEIARISPNRFTSRALFGVYAQWFYEQTIHNLPKNVTVTFINQEVLNIERLSNASFQIKLSENAIYDVNQVVMALGHVEQQAPEVEQHLAAAAEQHGLTYLPANHPADANLDALEANQPVIMRGLGLSFFDYIAQLSTGRGGRFTRGTDSGLIYHPSGHEPKIIAGSRSGIPMHARGVNQKYGGHRYEPKFFTRSALDQYAAAHQHKISFNFFFNLVKKEMAYKHYLNVLNDLAITWPFNAADFLAALANSDDLNATARQFGLPEDMLMDWQHIFNPIPVVQSTADYQDAMLNYLNWDIHDARLGNDDAPYAGAFDILRDVRGIIRHYLQAGYLSADDYAQFLKTFNPFNSIVSVGPPALRVEQMRALIKAGILTLTGPKIQVTIQDDHFLATDTLGGTYVASQLVEARLQSINVASTNDHLVQHLYQKGWLSNESYQQSDATTYTVGGARMNQETLTVLDQNKHEIPGLFIWGVPTEGWSWFTTFAPRPKMNDKIFRDAENITNTIFPAIDA
- a CDS encoding FAD/NAD(P)-binding protein, translated to MKIALIGAGPRNLALLSRLIARATARLETTNIMLFDPVAIGGRVWRTDQDPLFLMNTVTSQLTLFSDDSVPSDNPVPTGPSFYKWAITLGLNILVAITISTHELF
- a CDS encoding NAD(P)H-hydrate epimerase: MTDAVTAHEMQQYDQYTIDEIGVPSLVLMERAALATIEVLGAGQYDLSEVLVIAGLGNNGGDGVAIARLLMQKGIKVSLLLLGDESRAAHNTALQLKIARQYGLHPIHRVKEFRQYSVIVDALFGIGLSKPVPVKLGEMIKRVNAANIPVVSVDVPSGLNATTGEILGSAIRANATVTFAYPKIGLLQQEGIKRAGSIFVKDIGIYSPEELNNFKSRTEEK
- a CDS encoding MIP/aquaporin family protein, with protein sequence MRKYFAEFFGTAMLVAFGTGSVVFGGTSFGSFPIAIAFGFAVIAGAYAFGNISGAHFNPAISLGMAINGRISWTEFAGYVGAQILGGFAGTGIVGAIIASINPTKQQIVSAGFGATNFQTPINIWSAMALELLLTFVFVLVVMAVTAKNNEAGNMFAPLAIGVTLTALIMMGIGFTGASFNPARSIAPAVVLALFGSSSALTNIAAYIIGPLAGGALAAVVAKYLLGTEDK
- a CDS encoding phosphatidylglycerophosphatase A gives rise to the protein MLFTERDYYEDIVVLLAAHGVQLADIAVLVQAGQAEFIPDMTDEVALDSVQHVLHKTEVQDAIMTGIALDDLAEAGQIPEPLASRITSDHKTYGIDENMVMAILGVYGTISWTNFGYLDRTKPGIIGKLNDEQHQGGRVNTFIDDLVAAVAAAAEARIAHD
- a CDS encoding asparaginase produces the protein MTKKYLVLTTGGTIASAITEKGLAPSIPADEIASYFKPKADVSLSVEALMAKDSTNMQPEDWLEIARTITGYADQFDGFIVTHGTDTMAYTASALSYLLYGFDKPVVLTGSQVPLGMQYTDAETNLQDALIFVSETTLQGVFIVFNGLAMVGTRAVKTKTQSYDAFESINYPYVARIIHGKMNNLYQPVPETPVIMPQDLALDPNIFMLKAFPGMTVDIFDYLTEHTHGVIIESFGNGGLPFERRNLLPGIQKLTAAGIPVVITTQILEEGQDISLYEVGQRVVEAGGITAGDMNTEAIVAKLMWLLAYTNDIAEVTRLLQESMAHDMGFV